A portion of the Glycine max cultivar Williams 82 chromosome 10, Glycine_max_v4.0, whole genome shotgun sequence genome contains these proteins:
- the LOC100819799 gene encoding uncharacterized protein: MIANALDEDGKFTAAQVSRKLKQLGLSLPQKSSGGKMHPKDADLMDLSNDRMDESDDETLVTLIKRKKMENDKLSRGQLHGQISEDRLSTDDSDDEMLSSVLK; the protein is encoded by the exons ATGATAGCCAATGCACTGGATGAGGATGGTAAATTCACTGCTGCTCAAGTCTCTCGAAAACTTAAGCAGCTTGGTTTATCTCTTCCTCAGAAGAGTTCTGGAGGCAAAATGCACCCAAAGGATGCAGATCTCATGGATCTTTCAAATGATAGGATGGATGAATCTGATGATGAGACATTGGTAACATTGATAAAAAG GAAGAAAATGGAGAATGACAAATTATCAAGGGGACAGTTACATGGACAAATCAGTGAGGATAGATTGTCAACagatgattctgatgatgaaatGCTCAGCTCTGTTCTCAAGTAA
- the LOC102667809 gene encoding receptor-like protein EIX2 produces MDASPSSMKLLKFLLLCLLCTMLFYSVMCSSKIHCNEKDMNTLLRFKTGVTDPSGVLSSWFPKLDCCQWTGVKCDNITGRVTHLNLPCHTTQPKVVALDEKDDKSHCLTGEFSLTLLELEFLWYLDFSNNDFKSIQYNSMGSQKCDQLSRGNLPHLCRNSTNLRLLDLSLNYDLLVDNLHWISRLSSLQYLSLEGVHLHKEIDWLQSVTMLPSLIEFHLQRCQLENIYPFLQYANFTSLQALNLSGNDFESELPSWLFNLSCDISYIDLSQNKIHSQLPKTLPNLRRVKFLILSQNYLKGPIPNWLGQLEQLQELDLSDNFFSGPIPASLGNLSSLTDLALDSNELNGNLPDNLGNLFNLETLSILKNSLTGIVSERNLLSFSKLRWFAMSSPGLIFDFDPEWIPPFQLQHLTLGYVRDKLPAWLFTQSSLEYLIIEDSTASFEPLDKFWNFATQLKFFFLVNNTINGDISNVLLSSERVWLVSNNLRGGMPRISPDVVVLTLYNNSLSGSISPLLCDNRIDKSNLVHLDMGYNHLTGELTDCWNDWKSLVHIDLSYNNLTGKIPHSMGSLSNLRFLYLESNKFFGEVSSLNNCKNLWILDLGHNNLSGVIPNWLGQSVRGLKLRSNQFSGNIPTQLCQLGSLMVMDFAGNRLSGPIPNCLHNFTAMLFSNASTLKVGYIVHLPGFPVIMTASITILIKGNELEYFNLMNVIDLSNNILSGSVPLEIYMLTGLQSLNLSHNQLLGTIPQEIGNLEALESIDLSRNQFSGEIPESMAVLHYLSVLNLSFNNFVGKIPTGTQLGSTNLSYIGNPLLCGAPLTKICPQDEKSNNTKHAGEEDDDDKSELYSWFYMGLGIGFAVGFLGVLGAIFFNQRCRHAYFRFLHRMYDFVIQKMNSIY; encoded by the coding sequence ATGGATGCCTCTCCCTCAAGTATGAAACTTCTTAAATTCCTTTTACTTTGCTTGCTATGTACAATGTTGTTCTACTCTGTCATGTGCAGTTCCAAGATTCATTGCAATGAGAAGGACATGAACACACTCCTACGCTTCAAAACAGGAGTCACAGATCCTTCAGGTGTGCTCTCCTCATGGTTTCCAAAATTAGATTGTTGTCAATGGACTGGAGTCAAGTGTGATAACATCACTGGAAGAGTTACACATCTTAATCTCCCTTGTCACACAACTCAACCTAAAGTTGTTGCTTTGGATGAGAAGGATGACAAATCACACTGCCTAACTGGTGAATTCAGCCTAACTTTACTTGAACTTGAATTTTTGTGGTACTTGGATTTTAGCAACAATGACTTCAAGTCTATCCAATACAATTCAATGGGTAGTCAAAAATGTGATCAGTTGTCAAGAGGTAACCTTCCTCATCTTTGTCGGAACTCCACCAACCTCCGTTTACTTGATTTGTCATTGAATTATGATCTTCTTGTCGATAATCTCCATTGGATTTCCCGTCTTTCCTCATTGCAATATCTTAGCCTTGAAGGTGTCCATCTTCACAAGGAAATTGATTGGCTTCAATCAGTCACCATGCTCCCTTCACTTATAGAGTTTCACTTGCAGAGGTGTCAACTTGAAAACATCTATCCATTTCTTCAGTATGCTAATTTTACCTCACTTCAAGCTCTAAATCTGTCTGGCAATGATTTTGAATCTGAGTTGCCTAGTTGGTTATTCAATCTTAGTTGTGACATCTCTTATATTGACCTTAGCCAAAATAAGATACATAGCCAACTACCTAAAACATTGCCAAATCTTAGAAGAGTTAAGTTCTTGATTttatctcaaaattatctcAAAGGACCCATTCCAAATTGGTTAGGACAACTTGAACAACTACAAGAACTTGATCtttctgataattttttttctggtCCAATCCCTGCAAGTTTGGGAAATTTATCTTCTTTGACAGATTTGGCACTCGATTCAAATGAGTTGAATGGAAATCTTCCAGACAATCTCGGGAATCTCTTCAACTTGGAAAcactttcaattttaaaaaattccttGACTGGAATTGTGTCTGAAAGaaatttactttctttttcaaaattgagATGGTTTGCCATGAGTTCCCCTGGCCTGATCTTTGATTTTGATCCTGAATGGATCCCTCCTTTTCAACTTCAACATCTTACATTGGGCTATGTGAGAGACAAACTTCCTGCATGGCTATTCACACAGAGTTCTCTAGAATATCTAATCATTGAAGATTCAACTGCTTCATTTGAACCTCTTGACAAGTTTTGGAACTTTGCTACTCAacttaaatttttctttctggTAAACAACACTATCAACGGGGACATATCAAATGTGTTGCTGAGTTCGGAACGTGTTTGGTTAGTTTCCAATAATTTAAGAGGTGGGATGCCTCGTATATCACCAGATGTGGTTGTTTTaactttatataataattcattGTCTGGATCCATTTCTCCTCTCTTGTGTGACAATAGGATAGATAAAAGCAATTTAGTGCATTTGGACATGGGTTATAACCATTTAACGGGAGAACTCACAGATTGTTGGAATGATTGGAAATCGCTGGTTCATATTGATTTAAGTTACAACAACCTAACAGGAAAGATTCCTCACTCAATGGGCTCCTTGTCTAATCTTCGTTTTCTGTATCTGGAAAGCAACAAGTTCTTTGGAGAGGTATCTTCACTAAATAACTGCAAGAATCTTTGGATACTTGATCTTGGTCACAATAATCTTTCTGGAGTTATACCAAACTGGTTGGGTCAGAGTGTGAGAGGTCTTAAATTGAGATCCAATCAATTCAGTGGCAACATTCCCACACAGCTATGCCAACTTGGTTCCTTAATGGTGATGGATTTTGCAGGCAATAGATTATCAGGACCAATACCTAATTGCTTACATAACTTCACAGCCATGCTTTTTAGTAATGCTTCAACCCTTAAAGTCGGCTATATAGTTCACTTACCAGGTTTTCCAGTAATCATGACAGCTAGTATTACGATACTTATAAAAGGGAACGAGttagaatattttaatttaatgaatgtGATTGATCTCTCAAATAACATCTTGTCTGGAAGTGTGCCTTTAGAGATATATATGCTCACTGGACTACAGTCCTTGAATTTGTCCCATAATCAATTACTGGGAACAATACCACAAGAGATTGGCAACTTGGAAGCATTAGAGTCCATTGATCTCTCAAGAAATCAATTCTCGGGAGAAATTCCAGAGTCCATGGCTGTCTTGCATTATCTTTCGGTCTTGAATCTGTCATTCAACAATTTTGTGGGGAAAATCCCAACAGGGACCCAACTTGGTTCCACAAACCTTAGCTATATCGGCAATCCTCTCCTCTGTGGAGCTCCACTTACAAAGATATGCCCACAAGATGAAAAGTCCAACAACACAAAACATGcaggagaagaagatgatgatgataaatCTGAACTATACTCCTGGTTCTATATGGGCCTGGGAATTGGATTTGCCGTGGGATTTTTGGGAGTTTTGGGCGCCATTTTCTTCAACCAGAGATGCAGGCATGCTTATTTTCGATTTCTGCACCGAATGTATGACTTTGTGATCCAAAAGATGAACTCCATCTATTGA
- the LOC100786447 gene encoding receptor-like protein EIX2 produces MLPSLLELTLENCQLENIYPFLQYANFTSLQVLNLAGNDFVSELPSWLFNLSCDISHIDLSQNRINSQLPERFPNFRSIQTLFLSDNYLKGPIPNWLGQLEELKELDLSHNSFSGPIPEGLGNLSSLINLILESNELNGNLPDNLGHLFNLETLAVSKNSLTGIVSERNLRSLTNLKSFSLGSPALVYDFDPEWVPPFQLVSISLGYVRDKLPAWLFTQSSLTDLKILDSTASFEPLDKFWNFATQLEYFVLVNNTINGDISNVLLSSKLVWLDSNNLRGGMPRISPEVRVLRIYNNSLSGSISPLLCDNMKNKSNLVYLGMGYNHFSGELTDCWNNWKSLVLIDFGYNNLTGNIPHSMGSLSNLRFVYLESNKLFGEVPFSLKNCQNLWILDIGDNNLSGVIPSWWGQSVRGLKLRSNQFSGNIPTQLCQLGSLMVMDFASNRLSGPIPNCLHNFTAMLFSNASTYKVGFTVQSPDFSVSIACGIRMFIKGKELNRVYLMNDIDLSNNNLSGSVPLEIYMLTGLQSLNLSHNQLMGTIPQEIGNLKQLEAIDLSRNQFSGEIPVSLSALHYLSVLNLSFNNLMGKIPSGTQLGSTDLSYIGNSDLCGPPLTKICPQDEKSHNITKPVREEDDDDDKSEVYSWFYMGMGIGFAVGFWGVFGTILFNRRCRHVYFRFLHRMYDFVIRKMTSIY; encoded by the coding sequence ATGCTCCCTTCTCTTTTAGAGTTAACCTTGGAGAATTGTCAACTTGAAAACATCTATCCATTTCTTCAGTATGCTAATTTTACTTCACTCCAAGTTTTAAATCTAGCTGGAAATGATTTTGTATCTGAGTTGCCTAGTTGGTTATTCAATCTTAGTTGTGACATCTCTCACATTGACCTTAGCCAAAATCGCATAAATAGCCAACTCCCTGAAAGATTTCCAAATTTTAGAAGTATTCAAACGTTGTTTTTATCTGATAATTATCTCAAAGGACCTATTCCAAATTGGCTTGGACAACTTGAAGAACTAAAAGAACTTGATCTTTCTCATAATTCTTTTTCTGGTCCAATCCCAGAAGGCTTGGGAAATCTATCATCCTTGATTAATCTGATACTTGAGTCAAATGAGTTGAATGGCAATCTTCCAGACAATCTCGGGCATCTCTTCAACTTGGAAACACTTGCAGTTTCAAAAAATTCCTTGACTGGAATTGTGTCTGAAAGAAATTTACGTTCATTAACAAATTTGAAGAGCTTTTCCTTGGGTTCACCTGCTCTGGTCTATGATTTTGATCCTGAATGGGTCCCTCCTTTTCAACTTGTAAGTATTTCATTGGGCTATGTGAGAGACAAACTTCCGGCATGGCTATTCACACAGAGTTCTCTAACTGATCTAAAGATTTTAGACTCAACTGCTTCATTTGAACCTCTTGACAAGTTTTGGAACTTTGCTACTCAACTTGAATATTTCGTTTTGGTAAACAACACAATCAATGGAGACATATCAAATGTGTTGCTAAGCTCAAAATTGGTTTGGTTAGATTCCAATAATTTAAGAGGTGGCATGCCTCGTATATCACCAGAAGTGCGTGTTTTGCGTATATATAATAACTCATTGTCTGGATCTATTTCTCCTCTCTTGTGTGacaacatgaaaaataaaagcaatttAGTGTACTTGGGGATGGGTTATAATCATTTTTCTGGAGAACTCACAGATTGTTGGAATAATTGGAAATCATTGGTTCTTATTGATTTTGGATACAACAACCTAACAGGCAACATTCCTCACTCCATGGGCTCCTTGTCTAACCTTCGTTTTGTATATCTGGAAAGCAACAAGTTATTTGGGGAGGTACctttttcactaaaaaattgCCAGAATCTTTGGATACTTGATATTGGTGACAATAATCTTTCTGGAGTTATACCAAGCTGGTGGGGTCAGAGTGTGAGAGGTCTTAAATTGAGATCCAATCAATTCAGTGGCAACATTCCCACACAGCTATGCCAACTTGGTTCCTTAATGGTGATGGATTTTGCAAGCAATAGATTATCAGGACCAATACCTAATTGCTTACATAACTTCACAGCCATGCTTTTTAGTAATGCTTCAACTTATAAAGTTGGCTTTACTGTTCAATCACCAGATTTCTCGGTAAGCATTGCATGTGGTATAAGGATGTTTATAAAAGGCAAAGAATTAAATCGTGTTTATTTGATGAATGACATTGATCTCTCGAATAACAACTTGTCTGGAAGTGTGCCTTTGGAGATTTATATGCTGACTGGATTACAATCCTTGAATTTGTCCCATAATCAATTAATGGGAACAATACCACAAGAGATAGGCAACTTGAAACAATTGGAGGCCATTGATCTCTCAAGAAATCAATTCTCGGGAGAAATTCCTGTGTCCTTGTCTGCCTTGCATTACCTTTCAGTCTTGAATTTGTCGTTCAACAATTTAATGGGCAAAATCCCATCAGGGACCCAACTTGGTTCAACAGACCTTAGCTATATTGGCAATTCTGACCTCTGTGGACCTCCGCTTACAAAGATATGCCCACAAGATGAAAAATCTCACAATATTACAAAACCCGTgagagaagaagatgatgatgatgataaatcTGAAGTATATTCCTGGTTCTACATGGGCATGGGAATTGGATTTGCTGTAGGATTTTGGGGAGTTTTTGGAACCATTTTGTTCAACAGGAGATGTAGGCATGTTTATTTTAGATTTCTGCACCGAATGTACGACTTTGTGATTCGAAAGATGACCTCCATCTACTGA
- the LOC100785934 gene encoding receptor-like protein EIX2 produces the protein MDASPSSMKLLKFLLLCLLCTILFNSVMCSSKIHCNEKDMNTLLRFKTGVTDPSGVLSSWFPKLDCCQWTGVKCDNITGRVTHLNLPCHTTQPKIVALDEKDDKSHCLTGEFSLTLLELEFLSYLNFSNNDFKSIQYNSMGGKKCDHLSRGNLPHLCRNSTNLHYLDLSFNYDLLVDNLHWISRLSSLQYLNLDGVHLHKEIDWLQSVTMLPSLLELHLQRCQLENIYPFLHYANFTSLRVLNLADNDFLSELPIWLFNLSCDISYIELSKNQIHSQLPKTLPNLRSIKSLFLSKNHLKGPIPNWLGQLEQLEELDFSQNFLSGPIPTSLGNLSSLTTLVLDSNELNGNLPDNLRNLFNLETLSISKNSLTGIVSERNLLSFSKLRWFKMSSPGLIFDFDPEWVPPFQLQLLELGYVRDKLPAWLFTQSSLKYLTIVDSTASFEPLDKFWNFATQLKFFFLVNNTINGDISNVLLSSECVWLVSNNLRGGMPRISPDVVVLTLYNNSLSGSISPLLCDNRIDKSNLVHLDMGYNHLTGELTDCWNDWKSLVHIDLSYNNLTGKIPHSMGSLSNLRFLYLESNKFFGKVPFSLNNCKNLWVLDLGHNNLSGVIPNWLGQSVRGVKLRSNQFSGNIPTQLCQLGSLMVMDFASNRLSGPIPNCLHNFTAMLFSNASTLKVGYMVHLPGLPIIITCSITMLIKGNELEYFNLMNVIDLSNNILSGSVPLEIYMLTGLQSLNLSHNQLLGTIPQEIGNLELLESIDLSRNQFSGEIPESMADLHYLSVLNLSFNNFVGKIPTGTQLGSTNLSYIGNPHLCGAPLTKICPQDEKSNNTKHAGEEDDDDKSELYSWFYMGLGIGFAVGFLGVLGAIFFNRRCRHAYFRFLHRVYDFVIQKMNSIY, from the coding sequence ATGGATGCCTCTCCCTCAAGTATGAAACTTCTTAAATTCCTTTTACTTTGCTTGCTATGTACAATCTTGTTCAACTCTGTCATGTGCAGTTCCAAGATTCATTGCAACGAGAAGGACATGAACACACTCCTACGCTTTAAAACAGGAGTCACAGATCCTTCAGGTGTGCTCTCCTCATGGTTTCCAAAATTAGATTGTTGTCAATGGACTGGAGTCAAGTGTGATAACATCACTGGAAGAGTTACACATCTTAATCTCCCTTGTCACACAACTCAACCTAAAATTGTTGCTTTGGATGAGAAGGATGACAAATCACACTGCCTAACTGGCGAATTCAGCCTTACTTTACTTGAACTTGAATTTTTGAGCTACTTGAATTTCAGCAACAATGACTTCAAGTCTATCCAATACAATTCAATGGGTGGTAAAAAATGTGATCACTTGTCAAGAGGTAACCTTCCTCATCTTTGTCGAAACTCCACCAACCTCCATTATCTTGATTTATCATTCAATTATGATCTTCTTGTCGATAATCTCCATTGGATTTCCCGTCTTTCCTCATTGCAATATCTTAACCTTGACGGTGTCCATCTTCACAAGGAAATTGATTGGCTTCAATCAGTCACCATGCTCCCTTCACTTTTAGAGTTGCACTTGCAGAGGTGTCAACTTGAAAACATCTATCCATTTCTTCATTATGCTAATTTTACTTCACTTCGAGTTCTAAATCTTGCTGACAATGATTTTCTATCAGAGTTGCCTATTTGGTTATTCAATCTTAGTTGTGACATCTCTTATATTGAGCTTAGCAAAAATCAGATACATAGCCAACTACCCAAAACATTGCCAAATCTTAGAAGTATTAAGTCCTTGTTTTTGTCTAAGAATCATCTCAAAGGACCCATTCCAAATTGGTTAGGACAACTTGAACAACTAGAAGAacttgatttttctcaaaattttttaTCCGGTCCAATCCCCACAAGTTTGGGAAATTTATCTTCTTTGACAACTTTGGTACTCGATTCAAATGAGTTGAATGGAAATCTTCCAGACAATCTCAGGAATCTCTTCAACTTGGAAAcactttcaatttcaaaaaattccTTGACTGGAATTGTGTCTGAAAGaaatttactttctttttcaaaattgagATGGTTTAAGATGAGTTCCCCTGGCCTGATCTTTGATTTTGATCCTGAATGGGTCCCTCCTTTTCAACTTCAACTTCTTGAATTGGGCTATGTGAGAGACAAACTTCCTGCATGGCTATTCACACAGAGTTCTCTAAAATATCTAACCATTGTAGATTCAACTGCTTCATTTGAACCTCTTGACAAGTTTTGGAACTTTGCTACTCAacttaaatttttctttctggTAAACAACACTATCAACGGGGACATATCAAATGTGTTGCTGAGTTCGGAATGTGTTTGGTTAGTTTCCAATAATTTAAGAGGTGGGATGCCTCGTATATCACCAGATGTGGTTGTTTTaactttatataataattcattGTCTGGATCCATTTCTCCTCTCTTGTGTGACAATAGGATAGATAAAAGCAATTTAGTGCATTTGGACATGGGTTATAACCATTTAACGGGAGAACTCACAGATTGTTGGAATGATTGGAAATCGCTGGTTCATATTGATTTAAGTTACAACAACCTAACAGGAAAGATTCCTCACTCAATGGGCTCCTTGTCTAATCTTCGTTTTCTGTATCTGGAAAGCAACAAGTTCTTTGGAAAGGTACCTTTTTCACTAAATAACTGCAAGAATCTTTGGGTACTTGATCTTGGTCACAATAATCTTTCTGGAGTTATACCAAACTGGTTGGGTCAGAGTGTGAGAGGTGTTAAATTGAGATCCAATCAATTCAGTGGAAACATTCCCACACAGCTATGCCAACTTGGTTCCTTAATGGTGATGGATTTTGCAAGCAATAGATTATCAGGACCAATACCTAATTGCTTACATAACTTCACAGCCATGCTTTTTAGTAATGCTTCAACCCTTAAAGTCGGCTATATGGTTCACTTACCAGGTTTGCCAATTATCATAACATGTAGTATTACGATGCTTATAAAAGGGAACGAGttagaatattttaatttaatgaatgtGATTGATCTCTCAAATAACATCTTGTCTGGAAGTGTGCCTTTAGAGATATATATGCTCACTGGACTACAGTCCTTGAATTTGTCCCATAATCAATTACTGGGAACAATACCACAAGAGATTGGCAACTTGGAACTATTAGAATCCATTGATCTCTCAAGAAATCAATTCTCGGGAGAAATTCCAGAGTCCATGGCTGACTTGCATTATCTTTCGGTCTTGAATCTGTCATTCAACAATTTTGTGGGGAAAATCCCAACAGGGACCCAACTTGGTTCCACAAACCTTAGCTATATCGGCAATCCTCACCTTTGTGGAGCTCCACTTACAAAGATATGCCCACAAGATGAAAAGTCCAACAACACAAAACATGcaggagaagaagatgatgatgataaatCTGAACTATACTCCTGGTTCTATATGGGCCTGGGAATTGGATTTGCCGTGGGATTTTTGGGAGTTTTGGGCGCCATTTTCTTCAACCGGAGATGCAGGCATGCTTATTTTCGATTTCTGCACCGAGTGTATGACTTTGTGATCCAAAAGATGAACTCCATCTATTGA
- the LOC100786987 gene encoding WD repeat-containing protein 91, with amino-acid sequence MKTWKAMTVLPLGEDPPAITSLCFNHNGKILAASAVDGMIHMFDMSAGLQITGWPAHDSSISSILFGPDETSIFSLGSDGKIFEWSLQNQGQILWSRDSS; translated from the exons ATGAAGACATGGAAAGCCATG ACAGTCCTTCCTCTTGGAGAAGATCCACCAGCAATTACTTCTCTATGCTTTAATCACAATGGAAAGATTTTGGCAGCTTCTGCCGTTGATGGAATGATTCACATGTTTG ACATGTCTGCTGGTCTACAAATCACTGGCTGGCCAGCACATGATTCTTCCATCAGTTCTATTCTGTTTGGACCAGATGAGACTAGCATTTTTAGCCTGGGCTCTGATGGGAAG ATTTTTGAGTGGAGTTTGCAAAATCAAGGTCAAATCCTGTGGTCGAGAGACTCTAGCTAG